A section of the Bacteroidota bacterium genome encodes:
- a CDS encoding FKBP-type peptidyl-prolyl cis-trans isomerase, whose amino-acid sequence MKIAENKVAVLAYTMTTDGGRKIIELIRSEHPRAFIFGAGVLLEGFENAMMGLIAGESFDFKLEPEQAYGPRDVYAVIDIPKDTFEVNGVIDESVLVIGNEIPMADNHGNRHVGVVVDTNAENIIMDFNHPLAGKILHFKGEVIEVREANQEELDSLNHSCGCGSSCGCGSGEKKNNSGGGCGCGTHEHEHAHAEDNSCPTCGNAPEDQGKGIGSCRCS is encoded by the coding sequence ATGAAAATAGCTGAAAATAAAGTAGCTGTACTAGCATATACCATGACCACTGACGGTGGTCGAAAAATTATTGAACTCATCAGAAGTGAACATCCACGCGCTTTTATTTTTGGAGCGGGTGTATTGCTCGAAGGTTTCGAAAATGCAATGATGGGGCTAATAGCCGGCGAATCATTTGACTTTAAACTGGAGCCTGAGCAGGCATATGGACCACGTGACGTTTATGCGGTAATCGACATTCCAAAAGATACTTTTGAAGTGAATGGTGTAATTGACGAAAGTGTGCTCGTGATTGGAAACGAAATTCCAATGGCCGACAATCACGGTAACAGGCATGTTGGAGTTGTTGTCGATACCAATGCAGAAAATATTATCATGGATTTTAATCATCCTTTAGCAGGTAAAATACTCCATTTTAAAGGTGAAGTAATTGAAGTCAGGGAAGCTAATCAGGAGGAACTTGATTCATTAAATCATAGCTGTGGCTGCGGAAGCAGTTGTGGATGTGGAAGCGGTGAAAAGAAGAATAATTCAGGAGGTGGATGTGGTTGTGGAACTCACGAACATGAACACGCACATGCCGAAGACAATAGTTGTCCTACTTGTGGAAACGCTCCGGAAGATCAGGGAAAAGGGATTGGAAGTTGCCGTTGTAGTTAA
- a CDS encoding c-type cytochrome: MTTNNEHELEKDELTGDELLSGHDYDGIQELNNPMPKWWLWLFYLTIVFAAIYYVRYEVMYTGISQAEEYENEMSEAARIMDSRRTKVLDETNVEVLTDEAGLAEGKVIYDKLCLVCHLSNGEGLVGPNLTDEYWIHGGSIGDIFKIIKIGNPSMGMISWKDQLTPVQIQQVASFIYNLEGTNPPNQKAAQGEKYVR; this comes from the coding sequence ATGACAACCAATAATGAACACGAACTCGAAAAAGATGAACTAACCGGTGATGAACTTTTATCAGGTCACGATTATGATGGCATCCAAGAGTTGAACAACCCAATGCCAAAATGGTGGCTTTGGCTTTTTTATCTAACCATTGTATTTGCGGCCATTTACTATGTTCGTTACGAGGTGATGTACACCGGTATTTCGCAGGCGGAAGAATATGAAAACGAAATGAGTGAAGCAGCAAGAATCATGGATAGCCGAAGAACTAAGGTACTCGATGAAACCAACGTAGAAGTGCTGACCGATGAAGCCGGTTTAGCAGAAGGGAAAGTTATTTACGACAAACTATGTTTGGTGTGCCATCTCTCAAATGGTGAAGGTTTGGTTGGCCCAAATCTAACAGACGAATATTGGATACATGGTGGGAGCATTGGGGATATTTTTAAAATCATTAAAATTGGAAACCCATCTATGGGAATGATTTCATGGAAAGATCAATTAACACCGGTTCAAATCCAGCAAGTTGCTAGTTTTATCTATAATCTTGAAGGAACAAATCCTCCAAATCAAAAAGCAGCACAAGGCGAAAAATATGTACGTTAA
- the ccoN gene encoding cytochrome-c oxidase, cbb3-type subunit I, with translation MEIEKFYYDNRIVKYFAYATILWGIIGMLVGLLAALQMVWPALSFDLAYTTFGRIRPVHTNAVIFAFVGNGIFMGIYYSLQRLTKARMYSDMLSYIHFWGWQLIILAAATTLVLGFTTSKEYAELEWPLDIAIAIIWVVFGWNMMGTIIKRRTGHIYVAIWFYIATFVTVAVLHIVNSFAIPVTFWKSYSLYAGVQDALVQWWYGHNAVAFFLTTPYLGLMYYFLPKAANRPIYSYKLSIIHFWALIFLYIWAGPHHLLYSSLPDWTQALGVVFSIMLIAPSWGGMLNGLLTLRGAWDRVREDPILKFLVVAVTAYGLSTFEGPMMSLKSVNAITHFTDWTIAHVHIAALGWNGFMTFGIIYWLIPRIFDTKLYSKKLANTHFWLGTLGILFYAIPLYWGAVTQALMWKEFTADGFLKYPNFLETVTQIIPMYHARILGGTLYISGAFLFVYNIFRTVNSGNFVKEEAAEAPAREKIGLRRQQGEGFHRWLERRPIQFMLLALLAILIGGVIEVVPTYLIKSNIPTISSVQPYTPLELEGRDIYVREGCYTCHSQMVRPFRSETERYGEYSKAGEFVYDRPFQWGSKRTGPDLAREGVVTGKMYKPASWHYNHMKDPQLVSPQSIMPAYPWLLTNDLDLSVIDKKIRVMQKLGVPYTEGYADIAKDELLKQADAIVENLRNGGVETQNNKEIIALIAYLHRLGTDISKK, from the coding sequence ATGGAAATTGAAAAATTCTATTACGACAACCGGATTGTAAAGTATTTTGCTTATGCCACCATCTTGTGGGGTATTATCGGAATGCTTGTAGGATTATTGGCAGCATTGCAAATGGTATGGCCGGCCCTCTCATTTGATCTTGCTTACACCACTTTCGGAAGGATCAGACCCGTGCATACCAACGCGGTAATATTTGCATTTGTAGGCAATGGAATTTTTATGGGGATTTATTATTCCCTTCAGCGCCTTACCAAAGCGCGGATGTATAGTGATATGCTTAGTTACATTCACTTCTGGGGATGGCAACTTATTATACTAGCAGCAGCAACTACACTGGTTTTAGGGTTCACAACAAGTAAGGAATATGCTGAATTGGAATGGCCCTTGGATATAGCCATCGCAATTATCTGGGTTGTTTTTGGTTGGAACATGATGGGTACCATTATCAAGAGAAGAACGGGACATATTTATGTTGCCATTTGGTTTTACATTGCCACTTTTGTTACAGTGGCGGTCCTGCATATTGTTAACTCTTTTGCAATTCCTGTTACTTTTTGGAAAAGCTATTCATTGTATGCCGGGGTTCAGGATGCGCTCGTACAATGGTGGTACGGACATAATGCAGTTGCGTTTTTCCTGACAACCCCATATTTGGGGTTGATGTATTATTTTTTACCAAAGGCTGCCAATCGCCCCATTTATTCTTATAAACTTTCAATTATCCATTTCTGGGCCTTGATTTTCTTATATATCTGGGCCGGCCCACATCACCTTTTATATTCATCCTTGCCAGATTGGACGCAAGCACTTGGGGTTGTTTTTTCAATTATGCTGATCGCACCATCGTGGGGCGGAATGCTCAATGGCTTACTTACATTGCGCGGTGCCTGGGATCGTGTTCGTGAAGACCCAATATTGAAATTTTTGGTAGTTGCCGTAACAGCTTACGGTTTATCAACTTTTGAAGGTCCTATGATGTCGTTAAAATCCGTAAACGCTATTACACACTTTACCGACTGGACCATCGCACATGTTCATATTGCTGCCTTAGGCTGGAATGGATTTATGACTTTCGGGATTATTTACTGGCTGATCCCACGCATTTTCGACACGAAACTCTACTCGAAAAAATTGGCCAATACTCACTTCTGGCTTGGCACATTAGGGATTTTATTTTATGCCATTCCACTATATTGGGGTGCAGTAACACAAGCTTTAATGTGGAAAGAATTTACAGCTGATGGGTTCCTGAAATATCCTAATTTCCTTGAAACGGTAACCCAAATTATACCAATGTACCATGCCCGAATTTTGGGAGGTACCCTATATATTTCAGGAGCTTTTCTCTTTGTATATAACATATTTAGGACTGTAAATTCGGGGAATTTTGTTAAAGAGGAAGCTGCTGAAGCTCCCGCTCGTGAAAAGATAGGCCTCAGACGCCAGCAAGGTGAAGGTTTTCATCGATGGTTGGAAAGAAGACCAATTCAATTTATGCTTCTGGCTTTATTGGCAATTCTGATTGGTGGCGTTATTGAAGTGGTACCAACTTATTTAATTAAGTCCAATATCCCAACCATTTCAAGTGTACAGCCTTATACTCCGCTTGAATTAGAAGGACGTGATATTTATGTTCGCGAGGGTTGTTATACCTGCCATTCACAAATGGTTCGACCGTTTAGGTCGGAAACAGAGCGTTATGGCGAATACTCCAAGGCTGGTGAATTTGTTTATGATCGCCCATTTCAATGGGGCTCGAAACGAACAGGACCTGATTTGGCTCGCGAAGGTGTGGTTACCGGTAAAATGTATAAACCTGCATCATGGCATTATAACCACATGAAAGATCCACAGCTTGTGAGTCCACAATCGATCATGCCCGCATATCCATGGCTCCTGACAAATGATTTGGATTTATCGGTCATCGATAAAAAGATAAGAGTAATGCAAAAACTTGGGGTACCTTATACTGAAGGGTATGCCGACATTGCAAAAGACGAACTTTTAAAACAGGCCGATGCGATTGTCGAAAATCTAAGAAACGGTGGAGTTGAAACTCAAAACAACAAAGAAATCATTGCTTTGATAGCTTACCTTCATCGTTTAGGAACAGATATCAGTAAAAAATAA
- the ccoG gene encoding cytochrome c oxidase accessory protein CcoG, protein MVQFKRDKPDEPSFRDHLATIDNKGKRLWVYAKNPKGKLTSYRTIVEVVLLIFLFAGPFLKINGNPVLLLNFIERKIIILGMQFWPQDFHLFFLAMLSLFVFIILFTTTYGRVWCGWTCPQTIFMEFVFRKIEYLIEGNTRNQKILSEQAWGFNRIWRKTTKHLIFYLISFIIGNTFLAYIIGIENLKLIILGNPLEHLNGLAAMLIFSGVFYFIFAHFREQVCTVVCPYGRLQGVLLDKNSIVVAYDYKRGEPKGTFFKGEDRKKNDKGDCINCKQCVQVCPTGIDIRNGTQLECINCTACIDACNSMMDAVEQPRGLIRYASEKMIAESQKWKPNARSIAYSAVLVILLALIVYLFNTRTSVETIILRAPGMLYQEQPDGRISNLYNIKMVNKTNVDVPIEIRLLSHNGEITMIGDFTKVKAQTIGESVFFINFKSNEIDNQETDIEIGIFGNGQMIEQIKTTFIGPNK, encoded by the coding sequence ATGGTACAATTTAAACGCGATAAACCAGATGAACCCTCCTTTAGGGACCACCTCGCAACCATCGACAATAAAGGAAAACGGCTGTGGGTTTATGCAAAAAACCCAAAGGGAAAACTTACCAGTTACCGTACGATTGTTGAGGTGGTTTTATTAATATTCTTATTTGCAGGACCATTTTTAAAGATTAATGGAAATCCTGTTCTCTTACTAAATTTTATTGAACGGAAAATTATCATTTTAGGGATGCAATTTTGGCCCCAGGACTTTCATCTCTTTTTTCTGGCTATGCTTTCTCTTTTTGTTTTCATTATATTATTTACAACCACTTATGGTAGGGTTTGGTGCGGATGGACCTGTCCGCAAACTATTTTTATGGAATTTGTGTTTCGAAAAATAGAATACCTGATTGAAGGGAATACAAGAAATCAGAAAATATTAAGTGAACAGGCTTGGGGTTTTAATAGAATTTGGAGGAAAACTACAAAACATTTAATTTTTTACCTGATTTCATTTATAATTGGAAATACTTTTTTGGCCTATATTATTGGCATCGAGAATTTAAAATTAATCATACTCGGAAATCCTTTGGAGCACCTGAATGGACTGGCAGCTATGCTAATATTCTCAGGGGTTTTTTATTTCATTTTTGCGCATTTCCGCGAACAAGTCTGTACAGTTGTTTGTCCTTACGGCAGACTTCAAGGTGTATTGCTCGATAAAAATTCAATTGTAGTAGCCTATGATTATAAGCGGGGCGAACCCAAAGGTACCTTTTTCAAAGGAGAAGATCGCAAGAAGAATGACAAGGGCGATTGCATTAATTGTAAGCAATGTGTTCAGGTTTGCCCAACCGGAATCGACATCAGAAATGGGACCCAATTGGAGTGTATCAACTGCACGGCCTGCATTGATGCATGCAATAGCATGATGGATGCAGTAGAACAACCACGTGGCTTGATCCGATATGCTTCGGAAAAAATGATTGCCGAATCACAGAAATGGAAGCCAAATGCGCGTTCAATCGCATATTCTGCAGTCTTGGTGATCCTTTTGGCACTGATTGTATATTTGTTCAATACACGTACAAGTGTTGAAACGATTATTTTACGTGCCCCGGGTATGCTGTATCAGGAACAACCCGATGGCAGGATCAGTAATCTTTATAATATTAAAATGGTCAACAAAACCAATGTTGATGTGCCCATCGAAATTAGGTTATTGTCGCACAACGGAGAAATTACAATGATTGGGGATTTTACAAAAGTAAAAGCGCAAACTATTGGAGAATCTGTTTTTTTCATCAATTTCAAAAGCAATGAAATTGATAATCAGGAAACAGATATTGAGATTGGAATATTTGGCAATGGCCAAATGATCGAGCAAATAAAAACAACCTTTATCGGACCAAACAAATAA
- the ccsB gene encoding c-type cytochrome biogenesis protein CcsB has protein sequence MRKFFDFLFSMQFAGTLMLVFAGVIGAATFVENDLGTLAAKIIVYDSLWFEGLLLLMSISMFGSIYKYKLYQRKKHTVLIFHISFIIILIGSAITRYVGEEGNMRIREGEASNQIISQQSYIQVSVNNGVNRYNYSDKKLFNPYKNSSYDKTLHFNNESSHISMVRFVPNAAETIIDDPTGKPIISVVTMGRNGQEARFIRKGESVLIGNVYFSFETGNINPTHVQIIQNADGYFFISPFEASYTEMTNQSKIVLEANAMQQFEPMKLYSFGGTSLVIQKIYERASARLVAGPASKDANYNDAVIFNISYHDKNEQVTVFGGQGAMGETSSVKIDGIEFTMSYGSKIIDVPFSLYLRDFQLDRYPGSMSPSSFASEVTLIDKRNNIEEPRRIFMNNVLNYDGYRFFQSSYDQDEKGTILSVNHDRWGTFVTYIGYFIMALGMILNFFHKDSRFRHLMRLSANTKKAGIVLLLITVGILNTNNVQAQYTNIDPTNYINASHAKSFGQLMVLDQKGRIEPINTLSSEIVRKVTKKGTFLGLSSDQVFLGMLADPGSWQSVPMIKVTDSELKRMLGVRGSLASFNDFIDFNKGGSYKLSGYVDAAYKKKPAGRTGFDKEIIKVDERVNICYMVYLGDFMNIFPLKDDKNNGWYAVSDSLKFAPEDRAFVKNVLPMYYGAVLKGIQSGNWNEASQSLTYIKTFQETFGSQILPSKTKTNIEITYNKLNIFKRLFPLYSLVGFVMLILLFAGVLNPRYKFEKIIKIGIVLIILFFAFQTIGLVARWYISGHAPMSNGYESMIYISWATVFAGLFFIKKSKITVATTAILASLTLMVANMSWMDPEITNLVPVLKSYWLLIHVAIITASYSFLAIGALLGFLNLVMMILKNPKNKDRINATIKELTNINEMNLIIGGFLLTIGTFLGAVWANESWGRYWGWDPKETWALVTVVVYAFIVHMRLTPGLKGTYAFNFGALISFSSVLMTYFGVNYYLSGMHSYAKGDPVPVPVFVYYTIAVIFAVSIWAYIKENKQNVKIKSE, from the coding sequence ATGAGAAAATTTTTTGACTTTCTATTTTCGATGCAATTTGCAGGCACCCTAATGTTGGTTTTTGCTGGAGTTATCGGAGCAGCAACATTTGTGGAAAACGATTTAGGAACACTTGCCGCAAAAATTATTGTGTACGATTCGCTCTGGTTTGAGGGTTTATTGCTACTTATGTCAATCAGTATGTTTGGCAGTATCTATAAATACAAGCTCTATCAACGAAAAAAACATACCGTTTTAATTTTTCATATTTCGTTTATCATTATACTCATCGGATCGGCCATTACACGGTATGTTGGAGAAGAAGGGAATATGAGAATTCGTGAAGGTGAAGCTTCAAATCAAATTATTTCGCAACAATCCTATATTCAAGTATCCGTAAATAATGGAGTAAATCGATATAACTACAGCGACAAGAAATTATTTAATCCTTACAAAAACAGTAGTTATGATAAAACACTTCATTTTAATAATGAAAGCAGCCATATCTCAATGGTAAGGTTTGTTCCGAATGCCGCAGAAACCATTATTGATGATCCAACCGGGAAACCAATTATTTCGGTTGTTACTATGGGTAGAAATGGCCAAGAAGCAAGATTTATCAGAAAAGGGGAGTCTGTTCTCATAGGAAATGTTTATTTCTCTTTCGAAACCGGAAATATTAATCCAACTCATGTACAAATCATTCAGAATGCTGATGGATATTTTTTCATTTCACCGTTTGAGGCAAGTTATACGGAAATGACCAATCAATCAAAAATCGTTTTGGAAGCAAATGCTATGCAGCAGTTTGAACCGATGAAATTGTATTCGTTTGGTGGAACAAGTTTAGTCATTCAAAAAATATATGAACGCGCCAGTGCAAGATTGGTTGCCGGACCGGCCAGTAAGGATGCGAATTATAATGATGCGGTTATTTTTAATATTTCGTATCATGATAAAAATGAACAAGTCACTGTTTTTGGTGGTCAGGGAGCAATGGGAGAAACAAGCTCTGTTAAAATTGACGGGATTGAATTCACGATGAGTTATGGTTCAAAAATTATTGATGTTCCGTTTTCACTGTACCTGCGTGATTTTCAGTTGGATCGTTATCCAGGCTCTATGAGTCCATCTTCATTTGCCAGCGAAGTGACTTTGATTGATAAGAGAAATAATATCGAAGAACCACGAAGGATTTTTATGAATAATGTACTGAATTATGATGGTTATCGCTTTTTCCAATCGTCTTATGATCAGGATGAGAAGGGTACAATTCTATCGGTGAACCATGATCGTTGGGGAACATTTGTAACTTATATTGGTTACTTCATCATGGCATTAGGGATGATTTTGAATTTTTTCCATAAAGACAGCAGATTTAGGCACCTGATGAGGTTATCAGCAAATACTAAAAAGGCCGGCATTGTTTTACTGCTGATTACTGTTGGTATTCTGAATACTAATAATGTTCAGGCTCAATACACGAACATTGATCCGACTAACTACATCAATGCATCTCATGCAAAAAGCTTCGGGCAACTCATGGTTCTGGATCAAAAAGGGAGGATTGAACCAATCAACACCCTTTCTTCAGAAATAGTCAGGAAAGTAACTAAAAAAGGAACGTTCCTCGGATTGAGTTCAGATCAGGTATTTTTAGGAATGCTTGCCGATCCTGGCAGTTGGCAATCAGTACCAATGATCAAAGTTACTGACAGTGAATTGAAAAGAATGTTAGGTGTAAGAGGAAGTCTTGCGTCATTTAATGATTTCATCGATTTTAATAAAGGGGGATCTTATAAACTTTCGGGCTATGTTGATGCAGCCTATAAAAAGAAACCGGCAGGCAGAACAGGTTTTGATAAGGAAATTATCAAGGTTGATGAAAGGGTGAACATCTGTTATATGGTTTATTTAGGAGATTTTATGAATATTTTCCCACTTAAAGATGACAAAAATAACGGATGGTATGCTGTCAGCGATTCGCTAAAATTTGCACCGGAAGATAGGGCTTTTGTGAAAAATGTGCTTCCAATGTATTATGGAGCGGTGCTAAAAGGTATTCAATCGGGAAACTGGAATGAAGCTTCGCAAAGTTTAACTTATATAAAAACTTTTCAGGAAACATTTGGAAGTCAGATTTTGCCTTCAAAAACCAAAACCAACATAGAAATTACTTATAATAAATTGAATATTTTCAAACGCCTGTTCCCATTATACAGCTTGGTTGGATTTGTCATGCTGATTCTATTATTTGCGGGTGTTTTAAATCCCAGATATAAATTTGAAAAAATTATTAAGATTGGAATCGTTTTGATCATTCTTTTCTTCGCTTTTCAAACCATTGGATTAGTGGCCAGATGGTATATCTCAGGTCATGCTCCGATGAGCAACGGTTACGAATCCATGATTTATATTTCATGGGCCACCGTTTTTGCCGGATTATTTTTTATTAAAAAATCTAAAATTACGGTCGCAACGACCGCTATTCTGGCTTCCTTAACTTTAATGGTTGCCAATATGAGTTGGATGGATCCGGAAATTACAAATCTGGTTCCTGTTTTGAAATCATACTGGCTTTTAATTCACGTTGCTATTATAACAGCAAGTTATAGTTTCCTGGCCATAGGTGCTTTACTTGGGTTTTTAAATCTTGTGATGATGATTCTTAAAAATCCAAAAAACAAAGATCGGATCAATGCCACAATAAAAGAACTGACCAATATCAATGAAATGAACCTGATCATCGGAGGATTCTTACTTACCATTGGAACTTTTCTTGGTGCCGTATGGGCAAACGAATCGTGGGGAAGATATTGGGGCTGGGATCCAAAAGAAACCTGGGCCTTGGTGACTGTAGTGGTTTATGCATTTATAGTTCATATGCGTTTAACTCCGGGTTTAAAAGGAACTTATGCTTTTAATTTTGGAGCATTGATTAGTTTTAGTTCTGTACTTATGACTTATTTTGGTGTAAATTATTACCTGTCCGGTATGCACTCTTATGCTAAAGGCGATCCTGTTCCGGTTCCTGTATTTGTTTATTATACCATTGCAGTCATATTTGCTGTTTCAATCTGGGCCTATATCAAGGAAAATAAACAAAACGTTAAAATAAAATCTGAATAA
- a CDS encoding heavy metal translocating P-type ATPase metal-binding domain-containing protein has translation MAKSENFTCFHCGDDCGSHPIIYEDKPFCCNGCKSVYEILKDSDACEYYAIEDKPGTKNINPELGNKFAYLDLDDIKKELLDFSDSGVSKVTFFIPSIHCSSCIWLLENLNRLNAGVILSSVNFVKKEARITFRDTVISLRQLVELMASINYEPRITLNDLQKKNEKTADRKIYYKLGVAGFAFGNIMLLSFPEYVNFNDTLEQSYRNSFAWLMLILSLPVVFYAATDYYVSSFKSLKKKIINIDIPIALGISVLFLRSAYEIIFQLDVGYLDSLSGLVFFLLIGKWYQNKTYQALSFERNYKSYFPVAVTVIDKNEQERAVPLKELKIGQRLIVRNREIIPADSILLKGKANIDYSFVSGESNPVSKSLKSLIYAGGRQVGEAIELMVEKEISQSYLTELWNQEIGLEKEGSKLNSIIDNVSRYFTLAIILIALMSGIYWLIIDQNIAMNAFTSVLIVACPCALALTLPFAFGSTMRIFGRAGFYLKKTDIVEQLTRIDTIVFDKTGTLTRNDEFMVNADQLELKDNEYSLVKSAVRQSSHPMSLAIYKSLSHPLLEEIISFDEIPSEGISAIINHQEIKIGSEKFVTGKTKNQSTYSSRVYVSIDGIQKGFFQINNKYRNGLEEVIRQLKPNHQLHLLSGDNDAEREKLLHLFEDENSMHFNQSPTDKLNYVKLLKSKGKHILMIGDGLNDAGALNESHVGISIADNIYHFSPACDAILEANKFSELFKFIAFSKTAMNIIKWSFLISFLYNIFGISFAAEGLLTPILSAILMPLSSVTVVAFITLRIRTLAGSRKIIFD, from the coding sequence TTGGCTAAATCAGAGAATTTCACATGTTTCCATTGCGGAGATGATTGCGGATCGCATCCCATCATATACGAGGATAAACCCTTCTGTTGTAATGGGTGTAAATCAGTATATGAAATCTTGAAGGATAGCGATGCCTGTGAGTATTATGCTATCGAAGATAAACCAGGGACCAAAAATATAAATCCTGAATTGGGCAATAAATTTGCTTACCTCGACTTGGATGATATCAAAAAAGAATTACTCGATTTTTCAGATTCGGGAGTAAGTAAAGTCACTTTTTTCATCCCCTCAATTCATTGCAGTTCCTGTATCTGGTTACTCGAAAATCTGAATCGCTTGAATGCCGGAGTGATATTATCTTCGGTCAATTTTGTTAAGAAAGAAGCTCGAATCACATTCCGTGATACGGTAATTAGCCTTCGTCAACTTGTCGAATTAATGGCCTCGATAAATTATGAGCCCAGAATTACACTGAATGATCTTCAGAAAAAAAACGAAAAAACAGCGGACAGGAAAATATACTACAAACTTGGTGTCGCCGGTTTTGCCTTTGGGAATATTATGTTGCTCAGTTTTCCGGAGTACGTAAATTTTAACGATACGCTTGAGCAATCATATCGTAATTCATTCGCCTGGTTAATGCTCATTCTTTCTTTGCCGGTGGTATTTTACGCTGCCACCGATTATTATGTATCCTCTTTTAAAAGTCTTAAAAAGAAGATTATCAATATTGATATTCCAATCGCTTTGGGAATTTCTGTTTTATTTCTGCGCAGTGCTTATGAAATAATTTTTCAACTTGATGTCGGATATCTTGACTCTCTTTCGGGTCTGGTGTTTTTTCTGCTTATCGGAAAATGGTATCAGAATAAAACTTATCAGGCCTTATCTTTTGAGAGAAATTATAAATCATATTTCCCTGTCGCTGTTACAGTTATTGATAAGAATGAACAGGAGAGAGCCGTTCCGTTAAAAGAACTCAAAATCGGTCAACGATTGATCGTCCGAAACCGTGAAATCATTCCGGCCGATTCCATTTTACTAAAAGGCAAAGCCAATATCGATTACAGCTTTGTAAGCGGAGAATCAAATCCCGTTTCGAAAAGTTTAAAAAGTTTGATTTATGCAGGTGGACGACAGGTCGGAGAAGCCATTGAATTAATGGTCGAAAAAGAAATATCGCAAAGCTACCTGACTGAATTATGGAATCAGGAAATCGGCCTTGAAAAGGAAGGATCGAAACTAAATTCTATCATAGATAATGTCAGTCGTTACTTCACTCTGGCCATCATTTTGATCGCCCTCATGAGTGGGATTTACTGGCTCATTATTGATCAAAATATTGCAATGAACGCTTTTACTTCTGTATTGATTGTGGCATGTCCCTGTGCATTGGCGCTCACGTTGCCTTTTGCCTTCGGAAGTACCATGCGCATCTTCGGTCGTGCAGGTTTTTATCTCAAAAAAACGGATATTGTTGAACAACTTACGCGTATTGACACCATCGTTTTTGATAAGACCGGGACCTTAACCCGGAATGATGAATTTATGGTTAATGCTGATCAGTTAGAGCTTAAAGATAACGAATATTCACTTGTTAAATCTGCCGTTCGTCAATCCTCGCATCCAATGAGTTTGGCTATTTACAAAAGTCTAAGCCATCCGCTTTTAGAAGAAATTATAAGTTTTGATGAAATTCCTTCCGAAGGAATCAGTGCCATAATTAATCACCAGGAAATTAAGATTGGTTCAGAAAAATTTGTAACGGGAAAAACCAAAAATCAATCGACTTATTCTAGCAGGGTTTATGTATCGATTGATGGAATCCAGAAAGGATTCTTTCAAATAAACAATAAATACAGGAATGGCCTTGAAGAAGTGATCCGGCAACTAAAACCCAATCATCAATTGCACCTGCTTTCGGGCGATAACGATGCAGAAAGAGAAAAATTGCTGCATCTTTTTGAAGACGAAAACAGTATGCATTTTAACCAATCCCCAACTGACAAGCTCAACTATGTAAAACTTCTCAAATCCAAAGGAAAACATATTTTGATGATCGGGGATGGATTAAATGATGCCGGTGCATTGAATGAAAGTCATGTGGGCATTTCTATTGCCGATAATATTTATCACTTCTCCCCTGCCTGTGATGCCATTTTGGAAGCAAATAAATTTTCTGAATTATTCAAATTTATTGCATTTTCAAAAACCGCCATGAATATAATCAAATGGAGTTTTTTAATTTCCTTTCTCTACAATATTTTTGGGATTTCCTTTGCAGCTGAGGGTTTATTAACTCCTATTCTTTCTGCCATCTTAATGCCTCTTAGCTCTGTGACCGTAGTTGCTTTCATAACACTGAGAATAAGAACCCTCGCCGGATCAAGAAAAATTATATTCGACTAA
- a CDS encoding CcoQ/FixQ family Cbb3-type cytochrome c oxidase assembly chaperone encodes MKIVSHYLQSIDGIAIYPIITLIIFLSMFITITIWALKISKEDIQDMNQIPFDDGMIRDGNEDAH; translated from the coding sequence ATGAAAATCGTAAGTCATTATTTACAATCAATTGATGGAATCGCAATTTATCCGATTATCACCTTGATCATTTTCTTAAGTATGTTTATTACTATTACTATTTGGGCATTAAAAATCAGCAAAGAAGATATTCAGGATATGAATCAAATTCCTTTTGATGATGGCATGATTAGGGATGGGAATGAAGATGCTCATTAG
- the ccoS gene encoding cbb3-type cytochrome oxidase assembly protein CcoS, with the protein MSALFVLIGFSLLVAAGFLIAFIWSVKSGQYEDDYTPSIRILFDDKPKKQEEPVEETKETPDHKTKNTEHGN; encoded by the coding sequence ATGAGTGCATTATTTGTATTAATTGGTTTCAGTCTGTTGGTAGCCGCAGGATTTTTAATCGCGTTTATATGGTCGGTTAAAAGTGGCCAATACGAAGATGATTATACCCCATCCATTCGAATTTTATTTGACGACAAGCCTAAAAAACAAGAAGAGCCAGTGGAAGAAACAAAAGAAACACCCGATCATAAAACTAAAAATACAGAACATGGAAATTGA